A portion of the Acidisarcina polymorpha genome contains these proteins:
- the rplR gene encoding 50S ribosomal protein L18, with the protein MIPQRKRNAIRQRVHDRIRAKLEGTTERPRLNVYRSLNHIYVQVIDDSQGVTLVSASTVQAKIKTGGNVAAAKEVGKLVAERAQEKGIKKVVFDRGGYLYHGRIKALADAARESGLEF; encoded by the coding sequence ATGATTCCGCAGAGAAAAAGAAATGCGATCCGGCAGCGTGTGCACGACCGCATCCGGGCAAAGTTGGAGGGGACGACAGAACGTCCCCGACTGAACGTCTATCGGTCATTGAACCATATCTATGTGCAGGTCATCGATGACTCTCAGGGTGTAACCCTGGTTTCGGCATCGACGGTGCAGGCCAAGATCAAGACCGGCGGCAATGTCGCGGCTGCCAAGGAAGTCGGCAAGCTGGTCGCTGAGCGGGCGCAGGAGAAGGGCATTAAGAAGGTCGTCTTTGATCGGGGCGGCTACTTATATCATGGTCGAATCAAGGCGCTGGCCGATGCGGCCCGAGAGTCGGGATTAGAGTTTTAG
- the infA gene encoding translation initiation factor IF-1, with protein sequence MSKEDAIEVMAVVVETLPNAMFKVELENKHQVLAHVSGRMRKNFIRILPGDRVAIELSPYDLNRGRIVYRYK encoded by the coding sequence TTGTCGAAGGAAGATGCAATTGAAGTCATGGCGGTGGTCGTTGAAACCCTGCCGAATGCGATGTTCAAGGTGGAGCTCGAGAACAAGCACCAGGTGTTGGCGCATGTCTCTGGCAGGATGAGAAAAAACTTCATCCGTATCCTACCGGGCGACCGGGTGGCCATCGAGTTGAGTCCGTATGACCTAAATCGCGGACGGATCGTTTATCGCTATAAGTGA
- the rpsD gene encoding 30S ribosomal protein S4: MARYTGPVCRLCRREGMKLFLKGPKCFTDKCPIEKRNFAPGQHGRDRKAKIVGYGLQLREKQKAKRIYFTLEGQFRAYYEKASRTPGVTGELLLQQLERRLDNVAFRLGYASSRRQARQIVRHGHVEVNGRKVNIPSYQVNVGDEIRVRESSKNLTVVEVAREFASHQHSPAWLQIDAANLSGKIVALPKREDVNLPVNEQLIVELYSK, translated from the coding sequence TTGGCACGTTATACCGGACCAGTCTGCCGCCTTTGCCGTCGCGAGGGCATGAAGCTTTTCCTGAAAGGGCCGAAGTGCTTTACCGACAAATGCCCGATCGAGAAGCGTAATTTCGCCCCCGGCCAGCACGGCCGCGATCGTAAAGCCAAAATCGTAGGTTACGGCTTGCAGCTTCGTGAGAAGCAGAAGGCAAAACGTATCTACTTCACCCTCGAAGGCCAGTTCCGCGCTTACTACGAGAAGGCATCGCGCACTCCCGGCGTGACCGGTGAACTGCTCTTGCAGCAGCTGGAGCGGCGTCTGGATAACGTCGCCTTCCGTCTCGGCTATGCCAGCTCGCGTCGCCAGGCGAGGCAGATCGTTCGCCATGGCCACGTTGAAGTGAATGGCCGCAAGGTGAATATTCCTTCGTATCAAGTGAACGTTGGCGACGAGATCAGGGTACGCGAGTCGAGCAAGAATCTGACCGTGGTCGAGGTGGCCCGCGAATTTGCCAGCCATCAACACTCTCCGGCCTGGCTGCAGATCGATGCGGCCAACCTTTCCGGCAAAATCGTCGCGCTGCCGAAGCGCGAAGATGTCAACCTGCCGGTGAACGAGCAGTTGATCGTCGAACTTTACAGCAAGTAA
- the rpsK gene encoding 30S ribosomal protein S11 translates to MAKPAQSSGGKSAAGKNKKFKKRERKNVPYGLVYIQATFNNTIVTITDGQGNTLSWKSSGSLGFRGSRKGTPFAAQQAAINAANMARDHGLRSVDVRVSGPGSGRESAVRALAAAGLDVRSIRDVTPIPHNGCRPPKRRRV, encoded by the coding sequence ATGGCCAAGCCAGCACAGAGCAGTGGCGGCAAGTCGGCCGCCGGCAAGAACAAGAAATTCAAGAAGCGCGAGCGCAAGAATGTTCCGTACGGTCTGGTCTACATTCAGGCGACGTTCAACAATACGATCGTGACCATTACCGACGGCCAGGGCAACACGTTGTCGTGGAAGAGCTCTGGATCGCTGGGCTTCCGCGGATCGCGAAAGGGAACTCCGTTCGCGGCCCAGCAAGCGGCGATCAATGCGGCCAACATGGCCCGCGATCATGGTCTGCGCTCGGTCGATGTCCGGGTCTCCGGGCCGGGTTCGGGGCGTGAATCCGCGGTACGTGCACTTGCAGCGGCAGGCCTCGATGTCCGCTCCATTCGCGACGTTACGCCGATCCCGCACAACGGCTGCCGGCCACCTAAGCGGAGACGTGTCTGA
- the rpsE gene encoding 30S ribosomal protein S5: MAMLKKKLDAGQYNLKDQVVAINRVTKVVKGGKNMSFAALVVIGDPSAGVVGYGSGKAKEVPQAIRKGIESAKKNLHHVNLTESTIPHQVLGRYGSGQVLLKPAPDGTGVIAGGAVRAVMTSAGVQNVLTKSLGSANPHNVIKATFDALIQLRNKADVAAMRGKTVEEL, from the coding sequence ATGGCAATGCTTAAGAAAAAATTGGATGCCGGGCAATATAACCTGAAGGACCAGGTTGTCGCCATCAATCGTGTGACCAAGGTGGTCAAGGGCGGCAAAAATATGTCGTTCGCCGCGCTGGTCGTGATCGGCGATCCGTCGGCAGGGGTCGTCGGCTATGGATCCGGCAAGGCGAAGGAGGTCCCGCAGGCGATCCGCAAGGGTATCGAATCGGCGAAGAAGAACCTCCATCATGTCAACCTGACCGAGTCGACCATTCCCCACCAGGTGCTCGGACGCTATGGTTCAGGACAAGTGCTGTTGAAGCCGGCTCCCGATGGTACCGGTGTGATCGCGGGCGGCGCGGTCCGCGCCGTGATGACCTCGGCAGGCGTACAAAACGTACTTACCAAGAGCCTGGGGAGCGCCAATCCGCATAACGTGATCAAGGCGACCTTTGATGCCCTGATTCAGCTGCGCAATAAAGCCGATGTGGCGGCGATGCGCGGCAAGACAGTTGAGGAGCTATAG
- the rpmJ gene encoding 50S ribosomal protein L36 codes for MKVRASVKKICDKCKVIHRRGVVRVICENAKHKQRQG; via the coding sequence ATGAAGGTTCGTGCATCGGTAAAGAAGATTTGTGATAAGTGCAAGGTCATTCACCGCCGCGGGGTGGTTCGTGTGATTTGCGAGAATGCCAAGCACAAACAGCGCCAGGGCTAA
- the rpsM gene encoding 30S ribosomal protein S13, whose translation MARVAGVDLPRNKQARIALTYIFGIGNPRALRILTAANVDPFKKVQDLGEDEVNRIRQIIEEEGQVEGDLRKDISMNIKRLIDIQSYRGLRHRRNLPTRGQRSHTNARTRKGPRKGTITGKKKVTGK comes from the coding sequence ATGGCACGTGTTGCTGGAGTCGATCTGCCGCGTAATAAACAAGCGCGCATCGCACTCACTTACATTTTCGGGATTGGCAATCCTCGCGCCCTCCGCATCCTGACCGCTGCGAACGTTGATCCGTTCAAGAAGGTCCAGGATCTGGGTGAGGATGAGGTCAATCGCATCCGCCAGATTATCGAGGAAGAAGGCCAGGTCGAGGGCGACCTGCGCAAAGATATCTCGATGAACATCAAGCGGCTCATCGACATTCAGTCGTACCGTGGTCTTCGTCACCGCCGGAACTTGCCGACTCGTGGACAGCGCTCGCATACCAATGCGCGCACTCGCAAGGGTCCACGTAAGGGCACCATTACTGGCAAGAAGAAAGTGACGGGTAAATAA
- a CDS encoding adenylate kinase — MDTQLTESAVATASGTPFVPGPILLVGPPGVGKGTQAKVIMSAWHVPQISTGDLLRGNVSAGTELGLLAKQVMGRGELVSDDLVNRMVAVRLREPDCVQGFVLDGFPRTIGQAAWLDTFLERECHTLPVVAIQLKVDYTHLVRRVTGRRNCPTCGSIYNVYLQPPKTDELCDLDGTPLQRRSDDTEEVFAERLRSYEAQTEPVVAHYRAMNRLADLDGDQPVDAVTAGVLAAVKRLRGR; from the coding sequence GTGGATACGCAGCTCACCGAAAGTGCGGTTGCGACCGCGTCCGGGACACCCTTTGTTCCCGGCCCCATCCTGCTGGTTGGACCTCCTGGAGTCGGTAAAGGGACCCAGGCCAAGGTCATCATGAGCGCCTGGCATGTTCCGCAGATCTCAACCGGCGACCTGCTCCGCGGCAACGTAAGCGCTGGAACGGAACTCGGTCTGCTGGCGAAGCAGGTCATGGGTCGAGGCGAGTTGGTCTCAGACGATCTGGTGAACCGGATGGTCGCCGTTCGTCTCCGCGAGCCTGACTGCGTTCAAGGTTTTGTCCTCGACGGTTTCCCCCGCACCATCGGGCAGGCCGCGTGGCTGGATACCTTTCTCGAGCGCGAGTGCCATACGCTGCCGGTGGTTGCCATTCAGTTGAAAGTCGATTACACTCATTTAGTGCGTCGAGTTACCGGTCGGCGCAATTGTCCAACCTGCGGAAGTATCTACAACGTCTACTTGCAGCCGCCGAAGACTGACGAGCTTTGCGATTTGGACGGCACTCCGCTGCAGCGGCGCTCAGACGACACCGAAGAAGTTTTCGCGGAGCGTCTTCGTAGTTACGAGGCGCAGACTGAACCGGTCGTTGCCCATTACCGCGCAATGAACCGGCTTGCTGATTTGGATGGAGATCAACCGGTAGATGCCGTGACTGCCGGAGTCCTAGCCGCAGTGAAGCGGTTAAGGGGCCGATAG
- the rplE gene encoding 50S ribosomal protein L5 yields MAARLKEKYLKELKPALQKELGLDNPMAVPRLEKIVVNMGLGEATQNAKMLDPLVNDLALITGQKPVTTRAKKSIAAFKLREGMPIGAMVTLRGDTMYEFLDRLVSVALPRVRDFKGVSTKSFDGRGNYTIGVRDQLIFAEIDYSKVDKLKGMNITIVTSAPDDNSARALLRQFGIPFRAAA; encoded by the coding sequence ATGGCAGCGAGATTGAAAGAGAAGTATTTGAAGGAACTCAAGCCAGCGCTCCAGAAGGAGCTTGGTTTGGACAACCCCATGGCGGTGCCAAGACTCGAGAAGATCGTCGTCAATATGGGGCTTGGAGAGGCCACCCAGAACGCCAAGATGCTGGATCCGTTGGTGAACGACCTTGCACTGATTACCGGACAAAAGCCAGTAACCACCCGGGCGAAGAAGTCAATCGCCGCCTTCAAGCTGCGCGAAGGGATGCCGATCGGCGCTATGGTCACCTTGCGCGGAGACACGATGTACGAGTTTCTCGATCGCCTGGTTTCTGTGGCTCTGCCCCGCGTCAGAGATTTCAAGGGCGTCTCGACCAAGAGCTTCGATGGCCGAGGAAACTACACGATCGGCGTGCGGGACCAGCTGATCTTCGCCGAGATCGATTACTCCAAGGTGGATAAATTGAAGGGGATGAATATCACGATTGTGACCTCCGCCCCCGATGATAACTCGGCACGCGCCCTGCTACGGCAATTCGGCATTCCCTTTAGGGCGGCTGCGTAG
- a CDS encoding DUF1272 domain-containing protein, producing the protein MRTRCERCGAPLDLRSEAFICSYECTFCAECAASLNARCTNCGDQLLQRPKRLNEACGCGR; encoded by the coding sequence ATGCGCACCCGCTGCGAACGCTGCGGAGCGCCTCTCGACTTGCGAAGTGAAGCTTTTATTTGTAGCTATGAATGTACTTTTTGTGCCGAGTGCGCCGCCAGCCTGAATGCCCGATGTACGAATTGTGGCGACCAACTGCTGCAGCGCCCGAAGCGACTAAATGAAGCGTGTGGATGCGGACGATAG
- the rplX gene encoding 50S ribosomal protein L24, whose product MPSLNIQRNDRVQVIAGSDRGKQGRVLRVIPDSNKVLVEHVHIVKKNVRPNPQKNIKGGIAEQEAAVHVSNVMLICPNCGPSRVGHKFEGDKKVRVCKKCDQVIETKGKKK is encoded by the coding sequence ATGCCGAGTTTGAATATACAGCGCAATGATCGGGTCCAGGTGATCGCAGGCAGCGACCGGGGGAAGCAGGGCCGTGTCCTGCGCGTCATTCCGGACAGCAACAAGGTGTTGGTCGAGCACGTTCACATCGTGAAGAAGAACGTTCGCCCGAATCCTCAGAAGAACATCAAAGGCGGCATCGCCGAGCAGGAGGCGGCTGTCCACGTCTCAAACGTTATGTTGATTTGCCCTAACTGCGGGCCGTCGCGAGTTGGACACAAGTTCGAGGGCGACAAGAAGGTTCGGGTCTGCAAGAAGTGCGATCAGGTCATTGAGACCAAGGGCAAAAAGAAGTAG
- the rpmD gene encoding 50S ribosomal protein L30, with amino-acid sequence MAETPAKAMLKIQYFRSMICTPVKHKSVVKGLGFTRLNQIVEREDTPSVRGMVKRIPHLVRIVE; translated from the coding sequence ATGGCAGAGACGCCAGCAAAGGCAATGCTGAAGATCCAATATTTCCGTTCGATGATCTGCACTCCGGTTAAACACAAGAGTGTCGTCAAGGGGCTCGGATTTACCAGGCTGAACCAGATCGTCGAGCGCGAAGATACCCCCTCGGTGCGCGGTATGGTTAAAAGGATCCCGCACCTTGTCCGGATAGTAGAATAG
- a CDS encoding type Z 30S ribosomal protein S14 has protein sequence MSTTAKRVKDARKPKFSSRQHNRCKLCGRPRAYMRKFGLCRLCFRQLALRGDIPGVTKSSW, from the coding sequence ATGTCAACTACAGCGAAGAGGGTGAAGGACGCTCGTAAACCCAAGTTTTCATCGCGCCAGCATAACCGCTGCAAGCTTTGCGGCCGGCCGCGCGCATATATGCGCAAATTTGGATTGTGCCGCCTGTGCTTCCGGCAGCTGGCCTTGCGCGGCGATATTCCAGGCGTGACCAAGTCGTCCTGGTAG
- the rpsH gene encoding 30S ribosomal protein S8, with translation MSLTDPVADFLTRIRNSIRARHQKLDVPASKLKTEIARILKEEGYIANYKAAEEDGRAVLRVYLKYGANNEAAIRDLARVSRPGCRVYVGRDEIKRVQGGLGISIMTTPRGVMTGRQARRERVGGEILCEVW, from the coding sequence ATGAGTTTGACCGATCCAGTAGCAGATTTTCTGACCCGCATTCGCAACTCGATACGCGCCCGTCACCAGAAGCTCGATGTTCCCGCCTCGAAGCTCAAGACGGAGATAGCTCGCATCCTTAAAGAGGAGGGCTATATCGCCAACTACAAAGCAGCCGAGGAAGACGGACGGGCAGTACTTCGGGTCTATCTGAAGTATGGCGCGAACAACGAAGCAGCAATCCGCGATCTTGCCCGGGTCTCGCGTCCCGGATGCCGCGTCTATGTGGGCCGGGATGAGATTAAGCGTGTCCAAGGTGGTCTCGGAATCAGCATCATGACCACCCCGCGTGGCGTGATGACCGGCAGGCAGGCAAGGCGCGAGCGCGTAGGCGGCGAGATCCTCTGCGAAGTCTGGTGA
- the rplO gene encoding 50S ribosomal protein L15 gives MPTNLSNLRAPKKANSNKKRVGRGMGSGMGKTSSRGHKGQRSRSGSRMMRGFEGGQMPLHRRLPKRGFTNIFRTEYTVLNLDRIAELGEPELTVEKLVQHGLLKKRSELIKVLATGELTAAITVYAHKFSKAAQEKIEKAGGKAVLIGEIEVSPA, from the coding sequence ATGCCGACAAATCTGTCGAATTTAAGAGCGCCGAAGAAGGCGAACAGTAATAAGAAACGCGTGGGCCGCGGTATGGGTTCGGGCATGGGCAAGACCTCTTCACGCGGACATAAGGGACAGCGTTCGCGTTCCGGTTCGCGTATGATGCGGGGCTTTGAAGGCGGCCAGATGCCGCTTCACCGCCGTCTGCCTAAGCGTGGATTCACCAATATCTTCCGCACCGAATATACGGTTCTGAACCTTGACCGCATCGCCGAACTCGGCGAGCCCGAATTGACTGTCGAGAAGCTGGTTCAACATGGACTGCTGAAAAAGCGCAGTGAGCTGATCAAAGTCTTGGCGACCGGCGAATTGACTGCCGCCATTACCGTCTACGCGCACAAGTTTTCGAAGGCCGCGCAAGAGAAGATCGAGAAAGCCGGCGGTAAAGCCGTACTGATCGGTGAGATCGAAGTCTCGCCTGCTTAG
- the map gene encoding type I methionyl aminopeptidase, which produces MAIMIKTLQEIEKMRRSGAVVREVLDTVRGAVRAGATTLDLEKAAEAKIKELGAVAAFKGYRGYPCVLCTSLNEEVVHGIPSKNRVLRDGDIVSIDCGVVVDGYYGDSAITVAVGEHVTPEVKRLLDVTKASLESAIAIVKPGATLGDIGAAVQEVVEADGFSVVRDFVGHGIGTHMHEDPQVPNYGRRGQGTKLRQGMVLAIEPMVNIGGPGVQVLKDGWTAVTEDGSLSAHFEHTVAVTQQGAMVLTQ; this is translated from the coding sequence ATGGCGATCATGATTAAAACGCTGCAGGAGATCGAGAAGATGCGCCGCAGCGGCGCGGTGGTTCGTGAGGTTCTGGATACGGTGCGCGGCGCGGTCAGGGCCGGTGCTACCACCCTGGATCTGGAAAAGGCAGCTGAGGCAAAGATTAAGGAACTGGGCGCGGTCGCTGCTTTTAAGGGCTATCGCGGTTATCCCTGCGTTCTCTGCACTTCGCTGAATGAAGAGGTCGTCCACGGTATCCCGTCAAAAAACCGGGTTCTGCGCGACGGAGACATTGTTTCAATCGATTGCGGCGTGGTCGTGGATGGATACTACGGTGACTCGGCAATCACAGTTGCTGTCGGCGAGCATGTCACTCCAGAGGTCAAGCGGCTGCTGGATGTGACCAAGGCGTCGCTTGAGAGTGCGATCGCGATCGTGAAGCCGGGAGCGACCCTTGGTGACATCGGTGCTGCCGTGCAGGAAGTTGTCGAGGCGGACGGCTTCAGCGTCGTCCGGGATTTTGTGGGCCATGGTATTGGCACCCACATGCACGAAGACCCGCAGGTTCCGAACTATGGGCGGCGGGGCCAGGGTACCAAGCTTCGTCAAGGAATGGTGCTGGCGATCGAGCCGATGGTCAATATTGGCGGGCCAGGCGTCCAGGTTTTGAAGGACGGTTGGACGGCAGTGACCGAGGATGGAAGTTTGAGCGCCCATTTTGAGCACACGGTGGCCGTGACTCAGCAGGGTGCAATGGTGTTGACGCAGTAG
- a CDS encoding DNA-directed RNA polymerase subunit alpha, with translation MLWRGFQKPKRLAVEAETLTEKYGKFSAQPFERGFGTTIGNALRRTLLSSIEGAAVTAVKIEGVLHEFQSITGVVEDATDIILNLKQIPFKLSGEGPKALYLRAEQPGVVTSGMIEADGDVEILDKDVYIATVSEGGKLDMEMRLKRGRGYISADKNFDSDLGLGFIPVDSVHSPVRKVNYAVDAARLGQITDYDKLTLEVWTNGSVLPADAIGLSAKLLKDHMSIFINFEEEIETEGHMEDGRSPHRNENLNRSVEELELSVRSYNCLKNANIQTIGELVQKTEAEMLKTKNFGRKSLNEIKEILAQMGLSLGMKIDEHGNAVPGPTSVLPAATLAASYNRFDDDDDDDADGLDDDLDLTLQSEPENF, from the coding sequence ATGTTGTGGAGAGGGTTCCAAAAGCCAAAACGTCTTGCAGTCGAAGCCGAAACACTCACCGAAAAGTACGGTAAGTTCAGTGCTCAGCCCTTTGAGCGCGGATTTGGCACGACCATCGGGAATGCGCTACGCCGCACCCTGCTGTCCTCTATCGAAGGCGCAGCCGTGACCGCCGTCAAGATCGAAGGAGTTCTCCATGAATTCCAGTCGATCACTGGAGTTGTCGAGGACGCGACCGACATCATCCTTAACTTGAAACAGATTCCATTCAAGTTGAGCGGCGAGGGTCCGAAAGCGCTCTATCTGCGCGCCGAGCAGCCCGGTGTCGTCACCTCCGGCATGATTGAGGCCGACGGCGACGTAGAGATCCTGGACAAGGATGTCTACATTGCGACCGTGAGCGAAGGTGGCAAGCTGGACATGGAAATGCGCCTGAAGCGTGGCCGCGGTTACATCTCCGCTGATAAGAATTTCGACTCCGACCTGGGCTTAGGATTTATTCCGGTCGATTCAGTCCACTCCCCGGTTCGCAAGGTGAACTATGCGGTCGACGCCGCCCGTCTCGGTCAGATCACCGACTACGACAAGCTGACCCTGGAAGTCTGGACCAACGGCTCGGTGCTTCCCGCTGATGCGATCGGCCTGTCGGCGAAGCTGCTCAAAGACCACATGAGCATCTTTATCAATTTCGAGGAAGAGATTGAGACCGAAGGGCATATGGAGGACGGACGCTCGCCGCACCGCAACGAGAACCTGAACCGATCCGTCGAAGAGCTTGAGCTGTCGGTTCGCAGCTATAACTGCTTGAAGAATGCCAATATTCAGACCATCGGCGAGCTCGTTCAGAAGACCGAAGCCGAGATGCTGAAGACCAAGAACTTCGGCAGAAAGTCGCTCAACGAGATCAAGGAAATCCTGGCGCAGATGGGTCTGTCGCTGGGCATGAAGATCGACGAACACGGCAACGCGGTTCCTGGCCCGACCAGCGTTCTTCCTGCCGCTACCTTGGCCGCGAGCTACAACCGGTTTGACGACGACGATGACGATGACGCCGACGGTCTGGACGATGACCTCGACCTCACCCTTCAATCGGAGCCGGAGAACTTCTAA
- the secY gene encoding preprotein translocase subunit SecY yields MFEKIANIFKIPDLRKRVLFTLGLLAVYRLGSFISTPGVNPQVLAQFFNQQGGSALGLVDMFSGGNLRRLTVFALGIMPYITASIIFQLLTVVYEPLAKLQKEGELGRRKITQWTRYTTVILAIFQSFAIAVALNRGSGGVPFVINPGAGFILMTVLTLTTGTAFIMWLGEQITDRGIGNGMSLLIFAGIVVGLPRGIADLVEKARTQAFGPFTVPALILLVAAMVAIVAFIVFVERSERRIPVQYAKRIVGRRLMGGQSTHLPLKVNSGGVMPVIFAASVLSAPLLFANVGFVRNSGFLTRVFDALHPGEPWYELIYIGAIIFFAYFYISIVFRPDDIADNMRKYGGFIPGIRPGKRTSDFINDVLTRITLVGAIYLIIISLVPQILISGIHLNDLWLIGPFFERLPTWVTHGLNLNFYFGGTSLLIVVGVAMDTANQVESQLIMRHYEGFSPKSGRIRGRRAW; encoded by the coding sequence ATGTTTGAGAAAATCGCAAATATCTTTAAGATCCCCGACCTCCGCAAACGGGTGTTATTCACCCTCGGGTTGCTGGCGGTTTACCGGCTAGGCAGCTTCATTTCAACTCCAGGGGTGAACCCGCAGGTGCTGGCGCAGTTCTTCAACCAGCAGGGCGGCAGCGCACTCGGGCTGGTGGACATGTTCAGCGGCGGCAACTTGCGCCGCCTGACCGTTTTTGCCCTCGGCATTATGCCGTACATCACCGCGTCGATCATCTTCCAGTTGCTGACGGTCGTCTATGAACCCCTGGCCAAGTTGCAGAAGGAAGGTGAGCTCGGGCGCCGCAAAATCACGCAGTGGACGCGTTATACCACCGTCATCCTGGCGATCTTCCAGTCCTTCGCCATTGCCGTTGCCCTGAACCGCGGTTCGGGCGGAGTTCCATTTGTCATCAATCCAGGCGCCGGTTTTATTTTGATGACAGTGCTGACTCTCACCACCGGCACGGCATTCATTATGTGGCTAGGCGAGCAGATCACCGACCGGGGCATCGGCAACGGCATGAGCCTGCTGATCTTTGCTGGCATTGTGGTCGGTCTACCGCGCGGGATTGCGGATCTGGTCGAGAAAGCGCGTACTCAGGCATTCGGACCATTCACCGTGCCCGCCTTGATCTTGCTGGTCGCTGCGATGGTGGCGATCGTGGCCTTCATTGTCTTTGTCGAGCGTAGCGAGCGCCGCATCCCGGTGCAGTACGCCAAGCGCATCGTAGGCCGCCGGTTGATGGGTGGCCAGTCGACCCACCTGCCGCTGAAGGTCAACTCTGGCGGCGTGATGCCAGTCATCTTCGCCGCCTCCGTTCTCTCCGCGCCCCTGCTCTTTGCGAACGTTGGCTTTGTTCGCAACAGCGGCTTTCTCACGAGGGTATTCGATGCGCTGCATCCGGGCGAGCCCTGGTATGAGCTGATCTACATCGGCGCAATCATTTTCTTTGCCTATTTCTATATTTCGATTGTCTTTCGCCCCGACGACATTGCTGACAACATGCGGAAGTACGGGGGATTCATTCCGGGCATCCGTCCCGGGAAGCGCACCTCCGACTTCATCAACGACGTGTTGACCCGCATCACCCTCGTCGGCGCAATTTACCTCATCATCATCTCCCTTGTCCCCCAGATCCTGATCAGCGGAATTCACCTGAATGATCTGTGGTTGATCGGGCCGTTCTTTGAGCGATTGCCAACCTGGGTCACGCACGGGCTCAACCTGAACTTCTATTTTGGAGGTACATCTCTGCTTATCGTGGTAGGCGTAGCCATGGATACAGCAAACCAGGTCGAGTCGCAATTGATCATGCGGCACTACGAAGGCTTTTCTCCGAAAAGTGGGCGGATACGCGGAAGGCGGGCGTGGTAG
- the rplN gene encoding 50S ribosomal protein L14: protein MAVQMRTMLAVADNSGARKLQVILPLGGSSGKKAGLGDVVTAAVKEASPDGQVKKGKVVKAVIVRTHKEYRRRDGTYIRFDENAAVLINDAGEPVGTRVFGPVARELREKKFLKIVSLAPEVI from the coding sequence ATGGCAGTACAGATGAGGACCATGCTCGCGGTAGCCGATAACTCCGGCGCACGCAAGCTGCAAGTAATCCTTCCGCTGGGTGGGTCAAGCGGCAAGAAGGCCGGTCTTGGCGATGTAGTCACGGCGGCGGTGAAGGAAGCCTCTCCCGACGGGCAGGTCAAGAAGGGCAAAGTGGTGAAGGCCGTCATCGTCCGGACCCACAAAGAATATCGCCGCCGGGACGGGACCTACATCCGCTTCGACGAGAATGCCGCGGTGCTGATCAACGATGCCGGCGAGCCGGTAGGCACCCGCGTCTTCGGACCGGTGGCCCGTGAGCTCCGCGAAAAGAAGTTTTTGAAGATTGTTTCGCTCGCGCCGGAAGTCATCTAG
- the rplF gene encoding 50S ribosomal protein L6 — MSRIGKKPIPLPAGVKYAVHGNLIVVEGPKGKVEQPIPMGIKLETKDGFVLASRDNDSQAAIHGLTRALVSNAIEGVTKGWSKDLDIVGIGYRVELKGKNTVVFTLGYSHPIEFVLPTGITAVIDPKQTRITVSGIDRQKVGQVAADMRSLRKPDPYKNKGVRYADEKLKKKVGKTGAK, encoded by the coding sequence ATGTCGCGTATAGGAAAGAAGCCGATTCCGTTGCCTGCCGGTGTCAAGTACGCCGTGCACGGAAACCTGATTGTGGTAGAAGGGCCGAAGGGCAAGGTCGAACAGCCTATTCCGATGGGCATCAAGCTCGAGACGAAAGATGGTTTCGTTTTGGCATCTCGGGATAACGATTCGCAGGCGGCCATTCACGGTCTGACCCGGGCTCTGGTATCGAACGCCATCGAAGGCGTGACCAAAGGCTGGTCGAAGGACCTCGACATCGTTGGGATTGGCTATCGTGTCGAGTTAAAGGGTAAGAACACCGTCGTCTTTACGCTCGGCTACTCGCATCCGATTGAGTTTGTTTTGCCGACCGGCATTACCGCCGTCATCGATCCGAAGCAGACCCGCATCACGGTAAGCGGCATAGATCGGCAGAAGGTCGGCCAGGTCGCGGCTGACATGCGTTCGCTGCGCAAGCCCGATCCTTACAAGAATAAGGGCGTGCGCTATGCCGACGAAAAGCTGAAGAAGAAGGTTGGCAAGACCGGTGCGAAGTAA